One segment of Thermus oshimai DSM 12092 DNA contains the following:
- a CDS encoding hemolysin family protein translates to MDRPPSRWLFLLPFGSLALAQTPTPAPSLGDVFLLALLLVLSAFFSASETAFTTLYPWKVRELAERKNGPFRLLAQDITRFLTTILVGNNLVNIAATALVTDLATRAFGSTGVGIATGLMTFLILFFGEITPKSLAVHHAEALARVAAWPIYFLSVLFYPLGRFFSLVSGALLRLLGLEPRDTPLVSEDELRLILAGAEESGTIEAQEEEMIHSILELEETPVREIMTPRVEMVAIEAEATLEDFLHLFREHRYSRVPVYRESVDHIVGVAYAKDLLDFYCEEDLKGRTVVSIAHPPYFVPENMDAWSLLREMKRRKVHMAIVVDEFGGTAGLVTLEDVMEEIVGEIYDETDEPEDAAIRRLPDGALSIQAQTPIDEVSEALGVELPEGEYDTLSGFLYERFGRIPSVGESVEWAGFRFLVESADQRRIERVRVERLVEHGEDSHTP, encoded by the coding sequence ATGGACAGACCTCCCAGTCGGTGGCTCTTCCTCTTGCCCTTCGGCTCCCTAGCCCTGGCCCAAACCCCAACCCCAGCCCCAAGCCTCGGGGATGTTTTTCTTTTGGCCCTCCTTCTGGTCCTTTCCGCCTTTTTCTCCGCCAGCGAGACCGCCTTCACCACCCTCTACCCCTGGAAGGTGCGGGAGCTGGCCGAACGGAAAAATGGCCCCTTCCGCCTCCTCGCACAGGACATCACCCGCTTTCTCACCACCATCCTGGTGGGGAACAACCTGGTGAACATCGCCGCCACCGCCCTGGTCACGGACCTGGCCACCCGGGCCTTCGGCTCCACGGGGGTGGGGATCGCCACCGGGCTCATGACCTTCCTCATCCTCTTCTTCGGGGAGATCACCCCCAAGTCCCTGGCCGTGCACCACGCGGAGGCCCTGGCGCGGGTGGCGGCCTGGCCCATCTACTTCCTCTCCGTCCTCTTCTACCCCTTGGGGCGCTTTTTTAGCCTGGTTTCGGGGGCCCTCCTCCGGCTTCTGGGCCTCGAGCCCCGGGACACCCCCCTGGTCTCGGAGGACGAGCTAAGGCTCATCCTGGCGGGGGCGGAGGAGTCGGGCACCATCGAGGCCCAGGAGGAGGAGATGATCCACTCCATCCTGGAGCTGGAGGAAACCCCCGTGCGGGAGATCATGACCCCCCGGGTGGAGATGGTGGCCATAGAGGCCGAGGCCACCCTGGAGGACTTCCTCCACCTCTTCCGCGAGCACCGCTACAGCCGGGTGCCCGTCTACCGGGAGAGCGTGGACCACATCGTGGGGGTGGCCTACGCCAAGGACCTTTTGGACTTCTACTGCGAGGAGGACCTGAAAGGGCGCACCGTGGTCTCCATCGCCCACCCCCCCTACTTCGTCCCCGAGAACATGGACGCCTGGAGCCTCCTTAGGGAGATGAAACGGCGGAAGGTGCACATGGCCATCGTGGTGGACGAGTTCGGCGGCACCGCGGGCCTAGTCACCCTGGAAGACGTCATGGAGGAGATCGTGGGGGAGATCTACGATGAGACGGACGAGCCCGAGGACGCCGCCATCCGCCGCCTGCCCGACGGGGCCCTTTCCATCCAGGCCCAGACCCCCATAGACGAAGTCTCCGAGGCCCTAGGGGTGGAGCTTCCCGAGGGGGAGTACGACACCCTCTCCGGCTTCCTCTACGAGCGCTTCGGCCGCATCCCCAGCGTGGGGGAGAGCGTGGAGTGGGCGGGGTTCCGCTTCCTGGTGGAAAGCGCGGACCAACGGCGCATAGAGCGGGTGCGGGTGGAGAGGCTGGTGGAGCATGGAGAGGATTCGCACACGCCTTAA
- a CDS encoding sensor histidine kinase, which produces MSLRARLALTIALLAFLPNLVLALLLGHPSPSLFLWLLLVALVSGGIGYLLANSLLRPLTELTRAVTYLSLKEGPLHELRLPPPKEAPPSEIALLRARFEELLGGVRRLLEEREAYYGALAHDLKTPLLSALRALEYLEKADGIGKEARVALLKEVKAELARGYGLVENLLALSRLEARPLSPETLNLRALAEDLLLRYRKAAEERGLRLWAEGAGSARGERVLLERALANLLENALRHAKGRVRVRVEEGALVVEDDGEGLPLPLEALAQPFRQGPGNRGGSGLGLYTARRVAEAHGGRLCAGQSPLGGAALRLELRPGNRI; this is translated from the coding sequence ATGAGTCTTAGGGCCCGGCTTGCCCTCACCATCGCCCTTTTGGCCTTTCTGCCCAACCTGGTCCTGGCCCTCCTTCTGGGGCACCCTTCCCCCAGCCTTTTCCTTTGGCTCCTCCTGGTGGCCCTGGTCTCCGGAGGTATAGGCTACCTCCTGGCCAACAGCCTCCTCAGGCCCCTCACGGAGCTCACCCGGGCGGTGACCTACCTTTCCCTTAAGGAAGGCCCCCTCCACGAGCTCCGCCTCCCCCCGCCCAAGGAAGCCCCGCCTTCGGAGATCGCCCTCCTCCGGGCGCGGTTTGAGGAGCTTCTCGGCGGGGTGCGGAGGCTTTTGGAGGAGCGGGAGGCCTACTACGGGGCCCTGGCCCACGACCTCAAGACCCCGCTCCTTTCCGCCCTAAGGGCCCTGGAGTACCTGGAGAAGGCGGACGGGATCGGCAAGGAGGCCCGGGTGGCCCTCCTGAAGGAGGTCAAGGCGGAGCTCGCCCGGGGGTACGGCCTGGTGGAGAACCTCCTCGCCCTCTCCCGCCTCGAGGCCCGCCCCCTCTCCCCCGAGACCCTGAACCTGAGGGCCCTGGCGGAAGACCTCCTCCTCCGCTACCGCAAAGCCGCGGAGGAGCGGGGGCTTAGGCTTTGGGCCGAGGGGGCGGGAAGCGCCCGGGGGGAGCGGGTCCTCCTGGAACGGGCCCTCGCCAACCTCCTGGAAAACGCCCTCCGCCACGCCAAAGGCCGGGTGCGGGTGCGGGTGGAGGAGGGGGCCTTGGTGGTGGAGGACGACGGGGAGGGCCTTCCCCTCCCCCTGGAGGCCCTGGCCCAGCCCTTCCGGCAGGGGCCCGGGAACCGGGGGGGAAGCGGGCTTGGCCTCTACACCGCCAGGCGGGTGGCCGAGGCCCACGGGGGGCGGCTTTGCGCCGGCCAAAGCCCCTTAGGCGGGGCCGCCCTGCGGCTTGAGCTCAGGCCGGGGAACCGGATCTAA
- the cdd gene encoding cytidine deaminase — protein sequence MERIRTRLKAHLERAYAPYSGFPVVALIEAEGEEFLGVNVENAAYPLSQCAERNAVAAMVLAGKRRLQRVHIYSPKGPIPPCGGCRQVLYEFGGPEAEVVLHGPEGYEIWTLGDLLPRAFGPKDL from the coding sequence ATGGAGAGGATTCGCACACGCCTTAAGGCCCACCTGGAGCGGGCCTACGCCCCCTACTCCGGCTTTCCCGTGGTGGCCTTAATAGAGGCCGAGGGGGAGGAGTTTTTAGGGGTGAACGTGGAGAACGCCGCCTACCCCCTCTCCCAGTGCGCGGAGCGGAACGCGGTGGCGGCCATGGTCCTTGCGGGGAAAAGGCGCCTCCAGCGGGTCCACATCTATAGCCCCAAGGGCCCCATCCCCCCGTGCGGGGGGTGCCGCCAGGTCCTCTATGAGTTCGGGGGGCCGGAGGCGGAGGTGGTCCTCCACGGGCCCGAGGGCTACGAGATCTGGACCCTGGGGGATCTCCTTCCAAGGGCTTTCGGCCCCAAGGACCTCTAG
- a CDS encoding TolC family protein, which translates to MARLGVGLLLLLAPALAGALLPLKDHPLKRQAEAGLLAARKALEAQAAPLALNAQGNYARLGYECTPLALCQSLPETAGSLTLSLVLTPFPFGEVADGLERARLALRRAELGYRRALAALQLQAASAHGRHRQALLGVRLAEKGVELSALALEAARKRGAGPKELREAELNLKEAENRLEEAQRALALAERAAEGLVDLKAPFPEVPPPKGTTPLSLEEARLAVREAEIALEASRRALLPTLQGSLLLYPSGNDTLALSLSSKTLQPTLSYTRQDPARPPTAVPNAGSYRTAEELRLSLSLTLSPGLLAALEASEAQKKAAEEALRAAELQAALQEAGLKNALKGAEATLELARLKKASAAKALEEARKRLELGLESPLGVLQAELGLLQAELALVQAEYAVKERLLELYQFYGELLPEVTE; encoded by the coding sequence ATGGCTAGGCTTGGGGTGGGGCTCCTGCTCCTCCTCGCCCCCGCCCTGGCGGGCGCCCTCCTTCCCCTTAAGGACCACCCCCTAAAGCGCCAGGCGGAGGCGGGGCTCTTGGCGGCCCGGAAGGCCCTCGAGGCCCAGGCCGCCCCCCTCGCCCTAAACGCCCAGGGGAACTACGCCCGCCTGGGCTACGAGTGCACCCCTTTGGCCCTCTGCCAAAGCCTCCCCGAGACCGCGGGGAGCCTCACCTTAAGCCTGGTCCTCACCCCCTTCCCCTTCGGGGAGGTGGCGGACGGCCTGGAACGGGCCCGGCTGGCCCTGAGGCGGGCGGAGCTCGGCTACCGCCGGGCCCTCGCCGCCCTTCAGCTTCAGGCGGCCTCCGCCCACGGCCGCCACCGCCAGGCCCTTCTGGGGGTGAGGCTGGCGGAGAAAGGGGTGGAGCTTTCCGCCCTGGCCCTGGAGGCGGCCAGGAAGCGGGGGGCAGGCCCCAAGGAGCTGAGGGAAGCGGAGCTTAACCTGAAGGAGGCGGAGAACCGGCTGGAGGAGGCGCAAAGGGCCTTAGCCCTAGCGGAGCGGGCCGCGGAGGGCCTGGTGGACCTGAAGGCCCCCTTCCCCGAGGTGCCCCCCCCGAAGGGAACCACCCCCCTAAGCCTGGAGGAGGCCCGGCTTGCGGTGCGGGAAGCGGAGATCGCCCTCGAGGCCTCCAGGAGAGCCCTCCTCCCCACCCTGCAAGGAAGCCTCCTCCTCTACCCCAGCGGGAACGACACCCTGGCCCTAAGCCTCTCCAGCAAGACCCTCCAGCCCACCCTCTCCTACACCCGCCAGGACCCCGCCCGCCCCCCCACGGCGGTCCCGAACGCGGGGAGCTACCGCACGGCGGAGGAGCTCCGCCTAAGCCTCAGCCTCACCCTCTCCCCCGGGCTCCTCGCGGCCCTCGAGGCCAGCGAGGCCCAAAAAAAGGCGGCAGAAGAGGCCCTAAGGGCGGCGGAGCTCCAGGCCGCCTTGCAGGAGGCGGGCCTTAAGAACGCCCTAAAGGGCGCGGAGGCCACCCTGGAGCTGGCCCGCCTCAAGAAGGCCTCCGCGGCCAAAGCCCTGGAGGAGGCGAGGAAGCGCCTGGAGCTGGGGCTGGAAAGCCCCTTGGGGGTCCTGCAGGCGGAGCTTGGCCTCCTGCAGGCGGAGCTCGCCCTGGTCCAAGCGGAGTACGCGGTTAAGGAAAGGCTTTTGGAACTCTACCAGTTCTATGGGGAACTCCTACCGGAGGTAACGGAATGA
- a CDS encoding dihydrodipicolinate synthase family protein, translated as MILPPIPTPFDRQGRLDPGAFRALAEALEPLVDGLLVYGSNGEGVHLTPQERALGLRALAPRKPFLVGLMEETLPQAEGALEEAKERGAFALLVTPPRYYHGSLGEGLFRYYEALAERMPLFLYHVPQNTRVDLPLEAVARLAAHPQILGIKDSSGDLARMAFYGATLKGFRAYTGHAPTFLGALALGAEGGILAAANLAPKGYKALLQAFQEGRMAEARTLQEKLFPLGDLLAKGGVPLLKQALRHLGLPAGYPRPPYPEESPLWPRFLPVLEGLREEGWIL; from the coding sequence ATGATCCTTCCCCCCATCCCCACTCCCTTTGACCGGCAAGGACGGCTGGACCCCGGGGCCTTCCGCGCCCTGGCGGAGGCCCTGGAGCCCCTGGTGGACGGGCTTTTGGTCTACGGCTCCAACGGGGAGGGCGTGCACCTCACCCCCCAGGAAAGGGCCTTGGGCCTCAGGGCCCTTGCCCCCAGGAAGCCCTTCCTGGTGGGCCTCATGGAGGAGACCCTGCCCCAGGCGGAAGGGGCCTTGGAGGAGGCCAAGGAACGGGGGGCCTTCGCCCTCCTCGTCACCCCGCCCCGCTACTACCACGGAAGCCTGGGGGAGGGGCTTTTCCGCTACTACGAGGCCCTGGCGGAAAGGATGCCCCTTTTCCTCTACCACGTGCCCCAGAACACCCGGGTGGACCTCCCCCTGGAGGCGGTGGCCCGGCTTGCGGCGCACCCCCAGATCCTCGGCATCAAGGACTCCAGCGGGGACCTTGCCCGCATGGCCTTCTACGGGGCCACCCTTAAGGGCTTCAGGGCCTACACCGGCCACGCCCCCACCTTCCTGGGGGCCCTGGCCCTGGGGGCGGAAGGGGGCATCCTGGCCGCGGCCAACCTGGCCCCTAAGGGCTACAAGGCCCTCCTCCAGGCCTTCCAGGAAGGGCGGATGGCGGAGGCCAGGACCCTTCAGGAAAAGCTTTTCCCCCTGGGGGATCTCTTGGCCAAGGGCGGGGTCCCCCTCCTGAAGCAGGCCCTAAGGCACCTGGGCCTCCCCGCGGGCTACCCCAGGCCCCCCTACCCGGAGGAAAGCCCCTTGTGGCCCCGCTTCCTCCCGGTGCTGGAGGGGCTTAGGGAGGAGGGGTGGATCCTATGA
- the sdaAB gene encoding L-serine ammonia-lyase, iron-sulfur-dependent subunit beta, with product MGLLDMIGPVMVGPSSSHTAGACRLALLARHLLGEKPKRVEFGLHGSFAKTGAGHGTHLALVAGVLGLSPDDERLKESFALAEREGLEVAFKEVELGDVHPNTVRMVLEGEKEHLTVTGSSLGGGLVRIFDLEGFEVRITGQAPTLVVKNVDTPGVVARVARILADDEVNIAHLTVSRKKRGGEAMMSLEVDRPLSEIPLLYLQSLSYILWVRQLPPV from the coding sequence ATGGGACTTTTGGACATGATCGGCCCGGTGATGGTGGGGCCCTCCTCCAGCCACACCGCGGGGGCCTGCCGGCTGGCCCTTTTGGCCCGCCACCTCCTAGGGGAGAAGCCCAAGCGGGTGGAGTTTGGCCTCCACGGCTCCTTCGCCAAGACGGGGGCCGGGCACGGGACCCACCTGGCTTTGGTGGCGGGGGTCTTGGGCCTCAGCCCAGACGACGAGCGGCTTAAGGAAAGCTTCGCCCTGGCGGAGCGGGAGGGCCTGGAGGTGGCCTTCAAGGAGGTGGAGCTTGGGGATGTCCACCCCAACACCGTGCGCATGGTCCTGGAGGGGGAGAAGGAGCACCTTACGGTGACGGGAAGCTCCCTGGGCGGGGGGCTGGTGCGCATCTTTGACCTGGAGGGGTTTGAGGTGCGCATCACCGGCCAGGCCCCCACCCTGGTGGTGAAGAACGTGGACACCCCGGGGGTGGTGGCCCGGGTGGCCCGCATCCTGGCGGACGACGAGGTGAACATCGCCCACCTCACCGTAAGCCGGAAGAAGCGGGGCGGGGAGGCCATGATGAGCCTCGAGGTGGACCGGCCCCTCTCGGAGATCCCCCTCCTCTACCTGCAAAGCCTCTCCTACATCCTCTGGGTGCGCCAGCTTCCCCCCGTATAG
- a CDS encoding MarR family winged helix-turn-helix transcriptional regulator has translation MKGSSGPPKALVKELADLGYALMRLLFQEAKEVFAQHGLSPQKSHLLTLLAQGVNLPSRLAEHLEVQPSQVSHLLAAMEEEGLLERAPDPEDRRRTLLRLTPKGEELHRKVEEAWLSAFARHLSRLEEEDLLRFRAILRKLTGVAHG, from the coding sequence ATGAAGGGTTCTTCCGGACCCCCCAAGGCCCTGGTGAAGGAGCTGGCCGACCTAGGCTACGCCCTCATGCGCCTCCTCTTCCAGGAGGCCAAGGAGGTCTTCGCCCAGCACGGCCTCTCCCCCCAGAAAAGCCACCTCCTCACCCTCCTGGCCCAGGGCGTGAACCTCCCCTCCCGCCTGGCGGAGCACCTGGAGGTCCAGCCCTCCCAGGTGTCCCACCTCCTTGCGGCCATGGAGGAGGAGGGCCTTTTGGAAAGGGCCCCCGACCCCGAGGACCGCAGGCGAACCCTCCTACGCCTTACGCCCAAGGGGGAGGAGCTGCACAGGAAGGTGGAGGAGGCCTGGCTTTCCGCCTTCGCCCGGCACCTCTCCCGGCTGGAGGAAGAGGACCTCCTCCGCTTCCGGGCGATCCTGAGGAAGCTCACGGGGGTGGCCCATGGCTAG
- a CDS encoding LEA type 2 family protein yields the protein MRPALALLLLLLAACAPRPLPPEARLQGAEVLGLEAEGPALLLGLKVAFRNPNPFPLPLEAFGVAARLGGLTLPLSATLPPGESLQTFTLRLRPAEALDTARRLLSPEGVPFRLEGRVLGQSLTLYQTTLALPIAPLKVRTVGANLLVENPNPFPLEAEGELRFLGQRLAVRLALPPRGEGRLVVSGYRPGLGGERELRLRLTLPGFFSWEAAFPL from the coding sequence ATGAGGCCCGCCCTGGCCCTCCTTCTCCTCCTCCTCGCCGCCTGCGCCCCCAGGCCCCTTCCCCCCGAGGCCCGCCTCCAGGGGGCCGAGGTCCTGGGCCTCGAGGCCGAGGGCCCGGCCCTCCTCCTGGGCCTCAAGGTGGCCTTCCGCAACCCCAACCCCTTCCCCCTCCCCCTGGAGGCCTTCGGGGTGGCGGCCCGGCTCGGGGGCCTCACCCTCCCCCTTTCCGCCACCCTGCCCCCCGGGGAAAGCCTCCAGACCTTCACCCTGCGCCTAAGGCCCGCGGAGGCCCTGGACACCGCCCGCCGCCTCCTCTCCCCCGAAGGGGTGCCCTTCCGCCTGGAGGGGCGGGTCCTGGGCCAAAGCCTCACCCTTTACCAGACCACCCTGGCCCTCCCCATCGCCCCCCTAAAGGTACGCACGGTGGGGGCGAACCTCCTGGTGGAAAACCCCAACCCCTTCCCCCTCGAGGCGGAAGGGGAGCTCCGCTTCCTGGGCCAGCGGCTTGCCGTGCGGCTCGCCCTTCCCCCCAGGGGGGAGGGGCGGCTTGTGGTCTCGGGCTACCGGCCCGGGCTAGGGGGGGAAAGGGAGCTCAGGCTCCGGCTCACCCTCCCCGGCTTCTTCTCCTGGGAGGCCGCCTTTCCCCTCTAG